A stretch of the Perca fluviatilis chromosome 17, GENO_Pfluv_1.0, whole genome shotgun sequence genome encodes the following:
- the mrps18c gene encoding 28S ribosomal protein S18c, mitochondrial, with translation MLALRGLQRLKPVLSRHGNPGLRSLSGSSNVVRQKDDTLVKMENPFKEPQKGCLLCNVSVDFKNTQLLSQFILNTYIAACFSLNTGPKSKIVVVFPLRTNGFKKHMHTDFKLIFKYVCIHVTFSLSGFMSVTHKHPQFMKDPNICAVRHLD, from the exons ATGCTCGCCCTGAGAGGGTTACAGAGGCTAAAACCTGTTTTATCCCGACATGGTAACCCGG GTCTCAGAAGTCTCTCCGGCTCTTCAAATGTAGTCCGACAGAAAGATGACACG CTCGTGAAGATGGAGAACCCTTTCAAGGAGCCACAGAAAGGATGTCTCCTCTGCAACGTCAGCGTGGACTTCAAAAAcactcag CTGCTGTCTCAGTTCATCCTCAATAC ttacattgcagcttgtttctcgctcaatactggaccaaagtcaaagattgttgtagtttttccaCTCCGAACAAATGGCTTTAAGAAGCATATGCACACAGActttaaactaatatttaaatacGTGTGTATTCACGTCACTTTCTCCCTTTCAGGTTTCATGTCGGTGACCCACAAACATCCACAGTTCATGAAGGATCCCAACATCTGTGCAGTCAGACATCTGGACTAG
- the LOC120545720 gene encoding uncharacterized protein LOC120545720, whose protein sequence is MKRRGYGRGMQQLPRCCTAHATDTHTHTDRQTDRQTETCPTLTCRLCLCRCRQTDRDLSYSNLLSVPLQVQTGRQAGRQTDRQTETCTTLTCCLFLCRCRQAGRQAGRQTDRQTETCPTLTCCLFLCRCRQAGRQVDRQTDRDLSYSNLLSVPLQVQADRQTDRQTETCTTLTCCLFLCRCRQAGRQVDRQTDRDLSYSNLLSVPLKVQADRQTDRQTETCPTLTCCLFLCRCRQAGRQAGRQTDIQTETCPTLTCCLFLCRCRQAGRQVDRQTDRDLSYSNLLSVPLQVQTDRQADRQTDRQRLVLL, encoded by the exons atgaaacgtcgtggaTATGGACGAGGGATGCAGCAACTCCCCCGCTGCTGTACTGCACATgcgacagatacacacacacacacagacagacagacagacagacagacagagacttgTCCTACTCTAACCTGTCGTCTGTGCCTCTGcaggtgcagacagacagacagagacttgTCCTACTCTAACCTGTTGTCTGTTCCTCTGCAGgtgcagacaggcaggcaggcaggcagacagacagacagacagacagagacttgTACTACTCTAACCTGTTGTCTGTTCCTCTGCAGgtgcagacaggcaggcaggcag gcaggcagacagacagacagacagacagagacttgTCCTACTCTAACCTGTTGTCTGTTCCTCTGCAGgtgcagacaggcaggcaggcaggtagacagacagacagacagagacttgTCCTACTCTAACCTGTTGTCTGTTCCTCTGCAggtgcaggcagacagacagacagacagacagacagagacttgTACTACTCTAACCTGTTGTCTGTTCCTCTGCAGgtgcagacaggcaggcaggcaggtagacagacagacagacagagacttgTCCTACTCTAACCTGTTGTCTGTTCCTCTGAAggtgcaggcagacagacagacagacagacagacagagacttgTCCTACTCTAACCTGTTGTCTGTTCCTCTGCAGgtgcagacaggcaggcaggcaggcaggcagacagacagacatacagacagagacttGTCCTACTCTAACCTGTTGTCTGTTCCTCTGCAGgtgcagacaggcaggcaggcaggtagacagacagacagacagagacttgTCCTACTCTAACCTGTTGTCTGTTCCTCTGCAg gtgcagacagacagacaggcagacagacagacagacagacagagacttgTCCTACTCTAA